Proteins co-encoded in one Calorimonas adulescens genomic window:
- the amrS gene encoding AmmeMemoRadiSam system radical SAM enzyme translates to MNEAMYYKKEDRGRVYCYLCPVHCHIVDGGVGACKARKNIGGRLYSLNYGKISAISMDPIEKKPLYHFYPGSSILSISSFGCNFKCSFCQNWELSQQVPIMENSSISDIIKIAESYKDNIGIAYTYNEPLIWYEFVLNTAKIAKEHGLKNVLVTNGYIEEEPLKELLPYIDAMNIDLKGGDWFYKSICKGKLENVKRTIEISSSHTHVEITNLIIPGLNDDMSKIEEMAMWLSSISKDMPLHFSRYFPQYRMEKPPTPVETIMEAKKIASRYLNYVYVGNVFGSDQNTYCPVCRSIIVERGYRTRVVGFEKGVCKNCGYKINIILRED, encoded by the coding sequence ATGAATGAAGCCATGTATTATAAAAAAGAGGACAGGGGGAGAGTATATTGTTATCTCTGCCCTGTCCATTGTCATATTGTGGATGGAGGCGTGGGGGCCTGTAAGGCAAGAAAAAACATCGGAGGGAGACTCTATTCGTTAAACTACGGGAAAATTTCTGCCATTTCGATGGACCCTATCGAAAAAAAGCCTCTTTATCACTTTTATCCCGGCTCATCTATCCTGTCCATTTCTTCCTTTGGCTGTAATTTTAAGTGCAGCTTTTGTCAGAACTGGGAATTATCGCAGCAGGTACCCATTATGGAAAACAGCAGTATAAGTGATATAATTAAAATAGCAGAAAGCTATAAGGACAATATAGGGATAGCATACACTTACAATGAGCCGCTTATCTGGTATGAGTTTGTGTTAAATACAGCCAAAATTGCGAAAGAACACGGACTTAAGAATGTACTTGTGACCAATGGCTATATTGAAGAGGAACCGTTAAAAGAGCTTTTGCCGTATATAGATGCAATGAATATAGACTTAAAAGGTGGAGACTGGTTCTATAAAAGCATATGCAAGGGAAAACTTGAGAATGTAAAAAGGACTATCGAGATATCATCCAGTCACACTCATGTGGAAATTACAAATCTGATAATCCCAGGCCTAAACGACGATATGTCAAAAATTGAGGAAATGGCAATGTGGCTTTCATCCATAAGTAAAGACATGCCTCTGCATTTTTCTAGATATTTTCCACAGTACAGGATGGAAAAACCTCCAACACCAGTAGAAACTATAATGGAGGCAAAAAAGATAGCAAGCAGGTATTTAAACTATGTCTATGTAGGTAATGTATTTGGATCAGATCAGAATACTTACTGTCCGGTATGCCGTTCCATTATAGTTGAGAGGGGATACAGGACAAGGGTGGTTGGATTTGAAAAGGGAGTCTGCAAGAACTGTGGCTACAAGATAAATATAATTTTACGTGAAGACTAA
- a CDS encoding LysM peptidoglycan-binding domain-containing protein — MITRRITYIVRPGDTLFSISRMFNASVDDIVRENNIINPALIYPGMQLVIPLRGVLYTVRPGDTVYDIAMRFGVPYEAIIYANNLVYPYVIYPNTTIFIPGGRESGTDGIPPRPSTQYPFPPYYGYPYPPCYGYPMPCPPFGGYPFPQQPAPIPTPTPPSVPTMPEPGEYFTYTVKPGDTLYELAMLFCTTVDAIARANNIKDPNKIDVGQRLRIPVSEGRLRYYTVRPGDSLYEIAKRYNTTIESIAKANDIADPAKIYPGQRLVIIVGCKPDP; from the coding sequence TTGATAACAAGAAGAATAACCTATATAGTAAGGCCTGGTGATACCCTGTTTTCTATTTCCAGAATGTTCAACGCATCCGTGGATGACATCGTCAGAGAAAACAATATTATAAACCCAGCGTTGATATACCCTGGAATGCAGCTTGTTATTCCTTTAAGAGGTGTATTGTATACCGTAAGGCCTGGCGATACGGTTTATGATATTGCCATGAGGTTTGGAGTACCCTATGAAGCCATAATCTATGCCAACAATCTGGTCTACCCATATGTGATATATCCAAATACTACTATATTTATCCCCGGTGGCAGAGAATCAGGTACGGATGGTATACCACCTCGCCCAAGCACACAGTACCCATTCCCACCTTATTATGGATATCCCTATCCACCATGCTATGGATATCCCATGCCATGCCCGCCATTTGGAGGATACCCGTTTCCTCAGCAACCGGCACCAATCCCCACGCCAACACCACCGTCTGTTCCCACAATGCCAGAACCAGGCGAATATTTCACCTATACTGTAAAACCAGGGGACACACTGTATGAGCTTGCAATGCTCTTTTGTACCACAGTAGACGCTATAGCAAGGGCTAACAATATCAAAGACCCCAATAAAATTGACGTTGGTCAAAGACTAAGAATTCCTGTATCGGAAGGGAGGCTCAGATATTATACTGTGAGGCCAGGTGACAGCCTTTATGAAATTGCAAAAAGATATAACACCACCATTGAATCCATTGCAAAGGCAAACGACATCGCAGACCCGGCAAAAATTTACCCCGGCCAGAGGCTTGTCATTATTGTCGGCTGCAAACCAGACCCATAA
- a CDS encoding N-acetylmuramoyl-L-alanine amidase — MSDIKIATYLSLFLIILSTFYIKTQTISTFSLPATSKVIVIDPGHGGWDPGKTIGYTKESEINLKIAKKLKRLINESGGKAVLTRNDNNALGRTKSSDMKARMEIARKNNADIFVSIHLNSFSQSKYFGAQTFYHSGSKNGKILAESIQEQLIKILDRGNKRQAATSSSYYVLNNTDMPSVIVECGFMSNPDEYRLLLDDVYQEKIAWAIYLGINKYFETIE, encoded by the coding sequence TTGTCTGATATCAAAATCGCTACATATCTATCACTTTTCCTTATCATTCTTTCGACATTTTACATAAAGACACAGACTATATCGACCTTCAGCCTTCCAGCAACATCAAAGGTGATAGTTATTGATCCGGGTCATGGTGGTTGGGACCCCGGTAAGACGATAGGTTACACTAAAGAATCGGAAATAAACCTGAAAATTGCAAAAAAATTGAAGAGGTTAATAAATGAATCAGGAGGCAAGGCTGTCCTTACAAGAAATGATAATAATGCCTTGGGGAGGACTAAAAGCAGCGATATGAAAGCACGCATGGAAATAGCCAGAAAAAATAATGCGGATATTTTTGTAAGCATACATCTCAATAGTTTTTCACAATCAAAATATTTTGGAGCGCAAACATTTTACCATTCCGGTTCAAAAAATGGTAAAATATTAGCGGAGAGCATTCAAGAACAGTTGATAAAAATACTGGATAGAGGGAACAAAAGGCAGGCGGCAACATCCAGCAGCTACTATGTGCTTAATAATACAGACATGCCTTCAGTAATAGTGGAATGCGGATTTATGTCCAATCCAGATGAGTATAGACTCCTGCTTGATGATGTGTATCAAGAAAAGATAGCTTGGGCAATATATCTCGGGATAAACAAATATTTTGAAACGATAGAATAA
- the hutI gene encoding imidazolonepropionase yields the protein MKVDTLIKCATIATPLGSTPKKGREMGDIQIIENGYIAIDDGIIVEVAEGESSRIEAKNTINAEGKVVTPGLVDPHTHLVHAGSRENEMALKLHGMTYLEILKNGGGILSTVKATRSASDGAIISQILKSLRRMLKYGTTTAEVKSGYGLNTEQELRLLRLIHNLDSLQPIDIVPTFMGAHAVPEEYMGDKDAYVHLVVEDMLPKVAEEGLARYCDVFCEEGVFDINDSKYILLRARELGLGLKIHADEINPMGGAELAAELKAVSADHLLASTDEGLMKMKEADVIAVLLPVTSFSLEEKFARARDMIEMGMAVALATDYNPGSSPTESMQLVMNMAAIKLKMTPEEILTAATLNAACAIGMGELIGSIEEGKAGDVVIFDAPNLNYIPYHLGVNLSNTVIKRGSIVYKAQE from the coding sequence ATGAAAGTAGACACCCTTATAAAGTGTGCTACAATAGCTACACCCCTTGGTTCTACCCCTAAAAAGGGTAGAGAAATGGGTGATATACAGATAATAGAAAATGGATATATAGCCATTGATGATGGAATTATAGTAGAGGTGGCAGAGGGGGAATCCTCAAGGATAGAAGCAAAGAATACAATAAATGCCGAAGGGAAAGTTGTAACCCCAGGGCTTGTAGACCCTCATACACATCTTGTCCATGCAGGTTCAAGAGAGAATGAAATGGCATTGAAACTGCATGGTATGACATATCTTGAAATCCTTAAGAATGGGGGAGGAATTTTAAGTACGGTTAAAGCAACACGCTCAGCCAGTGATGGTGCTATAATCTCACAAATACTAAAATCGCTGAGGCGAATGCTCAAATACGGTACGACGACGGCTGAGGTAAAGAGCGGGTATGGACTAAATACCGAACAGGAACTAAGGCTTCTAAGGCTTATTCATAACCTGGATTCACTCCAGCCAATAGACATTGTACCTACGTTTATGGGTGCCCATGCTGTACCAGAAGAATACATGGGCGACAAAGATGCATATGTCCACCTGGTGGTTGAAGACATGCTGCCGAAAGTGGCAGAAGAGGGCCTGGCCAGGTACTGCGATGTGTTCTGTGAAGAAGGAGTGTTTGATATTAATGATTCTAAATACATACTATTGAGGGCGAGAGAACTTGGTTTAGGGCTTAAAATACACGCTGATGAGATAAATCCAATGGGCGGTGCGGAACTAGCTGCAGAGCTTAAAGCAGTTTCCGCAGACCACCTGCTTGCATCAACCGATGAAGGTCTGATGAAGATGAAAGAAGCCGATGTTATTGCTGTCCTGCTCCCGGTGACATCCTTTAGCCTTGAAGAAAAATTTGCCAGGGCAAGGGACATGATAGAGATGGGCATGGCAGTTGCCCTGGCTACAGACTATAACCCAGGCAGCTCACCAACAGAATCCATGCAGCTTGTTATGAATATGGCGGCAATAAAACTAAAAATGACTCCCGAAGAGATATTGACTGCTGCAACACTTAATGCAGCCTGTGCAATTGGTATGGGAGAACTGATAGGTAGTATAGAAGAAGGGAAGGCTGGTGATGTGGTTATCTTTGATGCCCCAAACCTCAATTACATCCCCTATCATCTAGGGGTAAACCTCTCAAATACCGTGATAAAAAGAGGCAGTATAGTATACAAGGCCCAGGAATAA
- the amrA gene encoding AmmeMemoRadiSam system protein A: MGKVLASFLTPHPPIIIPEVGKGEEKRIQKTIDAMDEVSKKISSLKPQTILIISPHGYVFRDAVCVHGMQELLGDLSYFGAHNVNMSFENNIVMAEKIIEEANSHGIRCLKADEKLSERYSLDLELDHGTIVPLYFVAKQYSKFKLVHISYGFLRFEELYRFGTIIQKVIKSLEDDVVVIASGDLSHKLTMNSPNGYTPKGKIFDERILELLGQMKVDDILGMDKGLIEEAAECGFRSILIMLGILDSINVVPRIISHEGPFGVGYGVAEFIVKDDYKNNGMEADKKMDPYVRLAKQSLEYYITRHMIIPVPEGLPEEMYNKRAGTFVSLKKGGELRGCIGTISPVRKNIAEEIIHNAVSAGTEDPRFYPVTEDELSAIVYSVDVLSKPEPVKDRSFLDPKRYGVIVKKGFRTGVLLPDLEGVDSVDEQINIALRKAGIVPNEDYELYRFEVVRHE; this comes from the coding sequence ATGGGTAAGGTTCTTGCTTCCTTTTTGACTCCTCATCCGCCCATTATTATTCCAGAGGTTGGGAAGGGGGAAGAAAAAAGGATACAGAAGACTATTGATGCGATGGATGAGGTATCGAAAAAAATTTCATCTTTAAAGCCGCAGACAATCCTTATCATTTCACCCCATGGCTATGTATTCAGGGATGCGGTATGCGTACACGGTATGCAAGAGCTCTTGGGAGACCTCAGCTATTTTGGGGCACATAATGTTAATATGTCTTTTGAAAACAATATAGTAATGGCAGAAAAGATTATAGAGGAGGCAAACAGCCATGGCATAAGATGCCTTAAGGCAGACGAAAAACTTTCAGAACGGTACAGCCTTGACCTTGAACTGGATCATGGAACGATAGTCCCTTTATACTTTGTGGCAAAACAATACAGTAAGTTTAAATTGGTCCACATCTCCTATGGGTTTTTGAGGTTTGAAGAACTCTATCGGTTTGGTACAATTATTCAAAAAGTGATTAAATCCTTGGAAGATGACGTAGTTGTCATAGCCAGCGGCGACCTTTCCCACAAGCTCACCATGAATTCTCCAAATGGGTATACCCCGAAAGGGAAAATTTTTGATGAAAGGATATTAGAGCTGCTGGGTCAAATGAAGGTTGATGATATCCTGGGTATGGATAAAGGTCTTATTGAAGAAGCAGCTGAGTGTGGCTTCAGGTCTATACTCATCATGCTTGGTATATTGGACAGTATCAATGTGGTGCCACGGATTATATCTCATGAGGGACCATTTGGCGTTGGATACGGTGTTGCAGAATTTATTGTGAAAGATGATTATAAGAATAATGGCATGGAGGCAGATAAAAAGATGGATCCATATGTTCGCCTTGCAAAGCAAAGCTTAGAGTATTACATTACCAGGCATATGATTATACCTGTGCCGGAAGGGTTGCCAGAGGAAATGTATAATAAAAGGGCAGGTACATTTGTTTCTCTAAAAAAAGGAGGGGAACTTAGAGGATGTATAGGTACCATAAGTCCTGTGAGGAAAAATATAGCGGAAGAAATTATTCACAATGCTGTAAGTGCCGGTACGGAGGATCCACGGTTTTATCCAGTGACTGAAGATGAACTGAGTGCAATAGTATACTCGGTTGACGTTCTTTCCAAACCAGAACCAGTAAAAGACAGGAGTTTTTTAGATCCTAAGCGATACGGGGTAATTGTTAAAAAAGGCTTTAGGACCGGTGTGCTTTTGCCAGATTTAGAGGGAGTAGATTCTGTAGACGAACAGATAAATATAGCGTTGCGTAAGGCGGGGATAGTGCCCAATGAAGACTACGAGCTATACCGGTTTGAGGTGGTAAGGCATGAATGA
- the ftcD gene encoding glutamate formimidoyltransferase: MRLVGCVPNFSEGRNKTKINSIVEEIKKIDGVKLIDVSTDYNHNRTVVTFLGEPEEVAVAAYNACRRAVELIDMSKHTGEHPRMGAVDVVPFVPVKDVTMEECIELAEELGRKIGGELHIPVYLYEAAATKPEREDLAYIRKGQYEGFFDKIKQPGWEPDFGPREVNIKSGVTAVGARPPLIAFNVNLNTQNLDIAKNIARAVRNSSGGFRYVKAVGVNLEDKKMVQVSMNMTDYKKTPLHRVYELIKAEASRYGVSIAETEIVGLVPSEALLETAVSYLQLHGFRNEQILENYIYE, translated from the coding sequence ATGCGGCTGGTCGGATGCGTGCCAAATTTCAGCGAAGGAAGGAATAAGACAAAGATAAATTCCATAGTGGAAGAAATTAAAAAGATAGATGGTGTGAAGCTTATAGATGTTTCAACGGACTACAACCACAATAGGACTGTCGTAACCTTTCTTGGAGAACCTGAAGAGGTTGCTGTGGCGGCATATAATGCCTGCAGACGGGCAGTAGAACTTATTGATATGTCAAAGCATACTGGAGAACATCCACGGATGGGGGCAGTTGATGTGGTACCATTTGTACCGGTGAAGGATGTCACAATGGAGGAATGTATTGAGCTTGCAGAGGAACTGGGCAGAAAAATAGGAGGAGAACTTCATATTCCTGTGTATCTTTATGAGGCGGCTGCGACAAAACCGGAGAGAGAAGACCTGGCCTATATACGTAAGGGTCAGTATGAGGGATTCTTTGATAAGATAAAACAACCAGGATGGGAACCAGACTTTGGACCAAGAGAGGTTAACATAAAGAGCGGAGTCACAGCGGTAGGGGCCAGGCCGCCGCTCATAGCCTTCAATGTGAACCTAAACACACAGAATTTAGACATAGCAAAGAACATTGCAAGGGCTGTGAGGAACTCTAGTGGAGGATTCAGATATGTAAAGGCCGTCGGGGTTAATCTTGAGGATAAGAAGATGGTGCAGGTATCTATGAATATGACTGACTATAAAAAGACTCCATTACACAGGGTCTATGAATTGATTAAAGCTGAGGCTTCAAGATATGGTGTCAGCATAGCAGAGACAGAGATAGTTGGATTGGTTCCTTCTGAGGCCCTGTTAGAAACCGCTGTTAGTTATTTGCAGCTTCATGGCTTTAGGAACGAACAAATACTGGAAAACTATATATATGAGTAG
- a CDS encoding AAA family ATPase, translating to MKEKIEEVIKSVGKAIKGKRNVVELILTCLIGEGHILIEDIPGVGKTTMVKAISKSLGLSFNRLQFTPDVLPTDITGLNIYNQATREFRFIKGPVFTNILLADEINRATPKTQSSLLEVMEEKQVTVDGTLYRVPYPFMVLATQNPIEFEGTYTLPESQMDRFMMKISMGYPQRSEEREIIEEYMVRDPLDEIEPVLSSEDLENMIIESKTVYMSDEVEEYILDIVDGTRKNDFISLGVSPRGALQLAKASRAYAYIKGRDYVIPDDVKKMSLYVLPHRVLTKTVKFDRIGAKGVIEEILRNVKVPRGEVHV from the coding sequence TTGAAAGAAAAAATAGAGGAAGTAATTAAGAGTGTGGGCAAAGCTATAAAGGGCAAGAGAAATGTGGTAGAGTTGATTCTAACATGCTTGATAGGTGAGGGCCATATCCTCATTGAAGATATACCGGGGGTTGGAAAGACAACCATGGTAAAGGCCATCTCCAAGTCTTTGGGTTTAAGCTTTAACAGGTTGCAGTTTACACCGGATGTGCTGCCAACAGATATAACGGGCTTGAACATATATAATCAGGCCACCAGGGAGTTCAGGTTTATTAAAGGGCCGGTTTTTACGAACATACTGCTTGCAGATGAAATAAACCGCGCCACTCCAAAGACACAATCCAGCCTTCTGGAGGTTATGGAGGAGAAACAGGTAACCGTGGATGGGACACTATATAGGGTGCCATACCCATTTATGGTGCTTGCGACACAAAATCCTATTGAATTTGAGGGTACGTATACCCTACCTGAGTCACAGATGGACAGGTTTATGATGAAGATATCCATGGGTTATCCTCAGAGGTCAGAGGAAAGAGAGATTATAGAGGAATATATGGTTAGAGACCCGCTGGATGAGATAGAACCGGTTTTATCTTCAGAAGACCTTGAAAATATGATAATTGAATCCAAGACGGTTTATATGTCTGATGAAGTTGAGGAGTATATACTGGATATTGTAGATGGCACGAGAAAAAATGATTTTATAAGCCTTGGGGTGAGCCCGAGAGGAGCCCTGCAACTTGCAAAGGCAAGCCGGGCCTATGCATATATAAAGGGGCGTGATTATGTTATACCTGACGATGTAAAGAAAATGTCCCTGTATGTGCTGCCACACAGGGTCCTTACTAAAACAGTAAAGTTTGATAGAATTGGCGCTAAAGGGGTTATAGAGGAGATACTAAGGAATGTTAAGGTGCCTCGTGGTGAGGTACATGTATAG